GCGCAATCGGGAGGAGAACTTCATGCCGGAGCCATGTGCCGCGCGGTAGAGCCACTGGTCGGATTTGAACCGACGACCGCTCGATTACGAATCGAGAGCTCTACCCCTGAGCTACAGTGGCTGGTGATTGCGACGGATGCGTGGAGACGGATGCCCTGGCGCGGATTCGAACCGCGACGCCTTTCGGCACTACCCCCTCAAGATAGCGTGTCTACCAGTTTCACCACCAGGGCGCGCGGCGACGGAAACTATCGGGCTAATCGTCGGTTCGGAAGGGGCCACTCTCCAGCGAACCCACCTTGCAGGGCGCCTCCTCAGCTCCCCCCATCATCGCCCCCGTCCCCATCACCGTGGCCGCCATGGCCCCCATGACCGCCGTGGCCGCCGTGACCGCCATCGCTGCCGCCATCGCCACCACCGCCGGTACCACCACCACCGCCGCCATCGCCATCGCCACCATTGCCGTCATTACCGCCCACCGCGGTCTGCGCGAACACCGCCGGCGATCCGTCGAGCCCCGCCGCCGAAGCGCGCGCGCTCTGGCCGCCCGGCGCACTACCCAGAACCCGGCGCGCGCTCGACAGGCCCTCGCCGTCAGTCGTGGCGTTCAGCGCGCTCACGCTGCCACCGCCGCTCGCGACGCTCCAATCGATCCGCACGCCGGCCACGCCGTTCCCGAACCGATCGGCGGCGCGGACAACGAGCGGCTCGGGGAGCGCGGTGCCGACTTCCGCCGACTGCCCGTCTCCGCTCACCAGCACGAGCCGTGTGGCCGAGCCCGGCGATGCGGTCGCCGAAAAGCTCGCGGTGAGCGCGGGCCCGTCGCTCCGAATGACCGCTGCGCTCGCCCGCTGGGTACCGAGGGTACTGCCGAGCACCCATCGCGCGCTCGCCTTTCCATCCGCATCGGTGAGCGCGGTATCGGGAACGAGCTGCGCGTCGGGAGTGCTGCCATCCGGCGCAAAGGTGACGGGCTGGGATGCCACTGGGCGGCCAGTGGCGTCGGTCACCTGCACGACGA
This genomic interval from Gemmatimonadales bacterium contains the following:
- a CDS encoding Ig-like domain-containing protein, giving the protein MRPPTASLALALGAALGTACGGSDLVLPSDAAPATIAAVAGDGQTGRAGAPLGDSIVVQVTDATGRPVASQPVTFAPDGSTPDAQLVPDTALTDADGKASARWVLGSTLGTQRASAAVIRSDGPALTASFSATASPGSATRLVLVSGDGQSAEVGTALPEPLVVRAADRFGNGVAGVRIDWSVASGGGSVSALNATTDGEGLSSARRVLGSAPGGQSARASAAGLDGSPAVFAQTAVGGNDGNGGDGDGGGGGGTGGGGDGGSDGGHGGHGGHGGHGGHGDGDGGDDGGS